From the Paenibacillus sp. R14(2021) genome, the window CTCCCCAGCTGCACAATGCGCGCAGAATAGGTTCTAACGATAAGCCTAGCTCGGTAACCGAATACTCCACCTTGGGCGGAACTTGATTGAAGCTTTTTCGGCTTAGTAGCCCGGCTTCTTCTAGTTCTCGGAGCGTTTGAACGAGCATTTTCTGCGTAATGCTGGGGATGAGGCGTTTCAATTCACTTGTTCGTTTCGGACCCTTGATCAGATAATACAGGATGACGGGTTTCCATTTCCCTCCGATGATATCCATGGTCACTTCAAGGTCGCAATAAAAGGTTTTCATGCCGTAAAACTCCCTATAGCTCTAAATAACGTCGATTGTAGCTTTTGCGTCCAGCAAGCATATTAACCACTCGGCTGAGCGGCGTTATGCAGATCAAGACTCAAGACTTGATTCTTGGATGAACGTTCCGAAATTATAACGCGGCCGGTATCCCAGCTCGTCCCGTTCTTTGGTTAGATCCATCGGCTGAATCTGTGCAGGCGGCGTCATCTGATACTTCTCAATCACCCGCTTGGCACCGGGATAAAGCTTGTCCCACGCGTCAACCGGCGATGCTGCGTATGCTTTTACGTCTTCTTCCGTAAATGGATCATGACGGACTAGATGGTAAGCACCGAATGGATGCGGACTATTGACAGCCGCTGCCACCGCTTGAATCACATCTCTGCGGTCGACACCGCCATGCAGCAATCTTTCACCATAATGCCGAAGATCCCGGTAAGGCGTGAAATCCGCCGGACGCAGCATAATGACCTCGATCCCATGCTCGTCATGATAGAATTGACACAGCTGCTCACCAAGCTTCTTCGTGTACGCATAGAAGTCCGTGCCGTAAACCGACATGCTCGATAACCAGACCACGCGGCGCACGTTATTGCGAACAGCCGATTGAAACATCTGAAACGTGCCTGTTACATTCAGATCATAGAATTCCTGCTCTGAATGCGTTCCCATATGAATGCCGTGCCAAGCCGGCGTATGTATGATGGTATCCACGCCTTCGGAAGCGGCATCCAATGCCCCTTGCTCGCGGACATCCGCAGGAAAGAACGGAAGCGAGACAGCCAGCTGCATGGCATCGGATAACCGAACCTCATGCTGCTGCTGCAACGCTTCCGATGCGCCTGACCCGACATTACCCGAGGCACCCGTTATCAAAATTTTCATCTTCCAATCCCCTCTCTAAGATAGCAGCGTTTCCAGCTTTCAATAGTATATCAGCGGAAATGCTGCCTGATAAGAAGTGAAAAAATGATTACTCAGTAACCTTGAGGTAACCATAGGACCGAAGCGTCCGCAGCCGTTCGACCGTGAACCAGCCGCGCCATTCCAGCTCTCCTCCCGGGCTGACCGCAGGAAAGCTTATTGGCCACCCTCCATCTTCCTGTTGTTCACGGATCAGTGCCTGTAAGCGCAGCGTTACATCATCCTCCGAGATAAACGAATATGCCTCCTGGGATCATTCGAAATGGATTGCTTGTAAGGCCGTCATGCGTCATCCATCTAACTCATTCGGCAGCGATCGACCAGCTGCTTCGCCAAGTGTGTATGTCCTGCCTTAATCATTCTGTCGGTTCGTTTCACCAGCGCACCTCGCGTTTGTTGGAATAACCGGCAGGTTATTGATGAAGCGCAACGGTCTTCCCGATCGCGGTCATCGTATCATCGCCCAGCAGGCCAAGCCGCCAGAACGCAACGCCTTTGAGGCCATACCGTTTGGCTAGACCGATCTTGCCGGATACGGATTCCGCTGTCTCGCTCCCCATGGAAATACCGAGCACCAGCTTCGTCTTCGGAACTGCCTTGCGTGCAAGCTGAATCGCTTCGTTCACGCGGTCAAGCGGCTCCGGCCCCTTCTCGTACGAATATTCGTAAGCCATGATGATGATTTCATCGGCATACGCTGCCAGCTTTTTGTAATCGTAGCCCTTATAGGAGCTGTTAAGCGGATGAAGAGCCAGCGTTAGATTCAGGTGGGCGCTATGTGCGCTTTGGGCCAAGCGCTGTACGAAATCCGTGTAGGATTGTTGAATGGCGGGCAAATCGCCCGACAAGCCGAGACCTTCGAAGTCCAGGGTGATCCCGGTGAAATGCGTGTCCGAAGCTAACGAAACCAATTGTTCGATTACGCTCGTTTGCAGCGCCTCATCTTGAAGCAGCTTCGTTAATTCGCCGCTGCCGTCCATGGCTACTGCCATTAAATT encodes:
- a CDS encoding NAD(P)-dependent oxidoreductase, whose product is MKILITGASGNVGSGASEALQQQHEVRLSDAMQLAVSLPFFPADVREQGALDAASEGVDTIIHTPAWHGIHMGTHSEQEFYDLNVTGTFQMFQSAVRNNVRRVVWLSSMSVYGTDFYAYTKKLGEQLCQFYHDEHGIEVIMLRPADFTPYRDLRHYGERLLHGGVDRRDVIQAVAAAVNSPHPFGAYHLVRHDPFTEEDVKAYAASPVDAWDKLYPGAKRVIEKYQMTPPAQIQPMDLTKERDELGYRPRYNFGTFIQESSLES
- a CDS encoding helix-turn-helix domain-containing protein, producing MKTFYCDLEVTMDIIGGKWKPVILYYLIKGPKRTSELKRLIPSITQKMLVQTLRELEEAGLLSRKSFNQVPPKVEYSVTELGLSLEPILRALCSWGGSYAETSYAEGDFEILHLE